In a single window of the bacterium genome:
- the mtnP gene encoding S-methyl-5'-thioadenosine phosphorylase, which produces MAERIIGVIGGSGLYRIESLTEAREEWISTPFGEPSDAAVVGKLAGREVAFLPRHGRGHVRSPSEVNYRANICALKMLGVRWIISVSAVGSMKEEIRPLDVVVPDQFIDRTRHRQDTFFTDGVVAHVGLADPFCAELRKILVSKCRELGLSTHDGGTYLCMEGPQFSTRAESELYRSWGVSVIGMTNLTEARLAREAEIAYATLAFSTDYDCWRKGEETVTAEMVVANLLKNVENAKKLIERIVPAVPMDVECSCHTALANSIVTDRENVPPAVVHRLKPIAGRYLAN; this is translated from the coding sequence ATGGCGGAGAGGATTATTGGCGTCATCGGCGGGTCCGGTCTGTACCGGATCGAGAGTCTCACCGAGGCCCGTGAGGAGTGGATCAGCACGCCCTTCGGCGAGCCCTCGGATGCGGCCGTCGTCGGGAAGCTGGCCGGGCGCGAGGTGGCCTTTCTCCCCCGGCACGGACGGGGCCACGTCCGCTCTCCATCCGAGGTCAACTACCGGGCCAACATCTGCGCCCTGAAGATGCTGGGCGTCCGCTGGATAATCTCCGTCTCGGCGGTGGGCTCCATGAAGGAGGAGATACGGCCCCTGGACGTGGTGGTTCCCGACCAGTTCATAGACCGTACCCGCCACCGACAGGACACCTTCTTCACCGACGGCGTGGTGGCCCACGTGGGCCTGGCCGATCCCTTCTGCGCCGAGCTTCGGAAAATCCTCGTCTCCAAGTGCCGCGAGCTGGGACTTTCCACCCACGACGGCGGGACGTACCTGTGCATGGAGGGACCCCAGTTCTCCACCCGCGCCGAAAGCGAACTCTACCGCTCCTGGGGCGTCTCGGTCATCGGGATGACCAATCTCACCGAGGCGCGCCTGGCCCGCGAGGCCGAAATTGCCTACGCCACCCTCGCCTTCTCCACGGATTACGACTGCTGGCGCAAGGGCGAAGAGACCGTCACCGCCGAGATGGTCGTGGCCAACCTCTTGAAAAACGTCGAGAACGCGAAGAAGCTGATCGAGCGCATCGTCCCCGCCGTCCCCATGGACGTCGAGTGCTCCTGCCACACGGCCCTGGCGAACTCCATCGTCACCGACCGCGAGAACGTGCCGCCGGCGGTGGTGCACCGGCTGAAGCCCATCGCCGGCAGGTATTTAGCGAACTGA